The Hydrogenispora ethanolica genome includes the window TTACTGGCCGAAAATTTTATTGAAAACGACCTTGGCCTCACCAAAACTCGCCTTGGAAATGGCATAGGGAATCTGAGTCATTACTGGACCTGGAATGATGATGATGCATACTTTGCAGCGGGCGGATTTATATCCACTGTGACCGATTTATTGCAATACGGCCGGATGCACTTACATAATTCTCCGAATTATCTTGCTTTATCCCATAAAACCTATCGAACTTTCAAAAAAGCTGGATTCTCCATGGGGCTAGGATGGATTATTGACCCTCAAACCGGTTATTTATGGCACAACGGTGGTACATCATCATATAAAAGCTTTCTTGGCATCGACAAAGAGCATAAAACTGTGGTTGTGGTATTATCCAACTATCCTACAAACGATAATTCCAAAGAGGATGATGCTCTAGATATTTTAGGGTATAGGTTACTGGATAGTTTGAGCAATGACGATAGGGATGTTTTTAATGTGTTGGAATAGTATGCGTTTTTACAATCTACAGTAGTAATAGTAAATGATACATTCGAGAACTGAAGATTGGTGGAGGCAAGGAATCGAATTTCCGCCTGAAAGACTCTTTTCCACCTTTTATCCCGACCTCAGTTTTTTTCCCCGCAAATCCCAGCACTTGCAGCCAAATTAAGCCAAAGCAACTTCCGGACGCTATCTTTTTTTCGATTATACCAATCATGGACGACCAACTCCAATTCATTCACTTTCATGACCCCCATATCGAAATCATGGTATTGTTGAAGGACGGCCGATAATTGTTCCCGGTTTTTTAGGGCTTTTTTGAATCGAACAATGGTAGAATGGGCTGAAATGCTCTGGTATCTTTCCTTTAAAATTATACCGTATTCGGATGCCGTTTTTCTCGTCCGCCTCCGCAGTTTTTGAAGACCACCATCATCGTAACCCTTCACTAAAATAGCAGCGTTACTGGCGATGATCCCGTTAAATTGAACATCAAACGGCGATAAACCTTTCATGGCATTTTGCACTACCTTAATTGATTCCCTGATCATAGCATCATTTTTTTCAAACGATTCGGTGGCACTGATCAGATCCAGAATTGTGATATGCAAGTCTGTTTCCGGGTAAAAATACTGTTCGGATTCGATTTTTTGAATTTCTTCCGTTAAAAATTGAAAGCCTTGCGTTATTTCTCCTTTGATGGTTATCAATAGGGTCAAACCGAGTCTTTTATCCTGTCCCAGATTGTTTAAATGAGGATCGATTTTCTCTTGTCCGCTGCGGATCGCTTCCATGCCTTCCAAATTGATCGTAGTGTATAATGTTTCCAAATCTCCGGTTAATCGATCATTTTTATCCATCTCAGTAACCTTCCTGGTCCATCTGCCGGTATCAGTTCACCACGTTCGCCCCATCTTCCAAATAGGGCAGGGAAATTGAACTTGCGAAGGGATTCTGAGACCTTAATTCTGTAATAATTTTCAAAATTCCTACCGGATATTCAAAAACGCTTGAAAAAGTGTTTCGTCG containing:
- a CDS encoding 2'-5' RNA ligase family protein; translation: MDKNDRLTGDLETLYTTINLEGMEAIRSGQEKIDPHLNNLGQDKRLGLTLLITIKGEITQGFQFLTEEIQKIESEQYFYPETDLHITILDLISATESFEKNDAMIRESIKVVQNAMKGLSPFDVQFNGIIASNAAILVKGYDDGGLQKLRRRTRKTASEYGIILKERYQSISAHSTIVRFKKALKNREQLSAVLQQYHDFDMGVMKVNELELVVHDWYNRKKDSVRKLLWLNLAASAGICGEKN